The Medicago truncatula cultivar Jemalong A17 chromosome 7, MtrunA17r5.0-ANR, whole genome shotgun sequence genome includes the window AATTAAAGCAAATCTGGTCTTTTATAAAAaggaatcattttttttaatcttggaTGATATTCTTTTCAGATGTTATGGGTATGTTGAAAGTTGTTGGTGTTGAAAAGTCATATACTCGCAATGGATCTCAATCAAAGATGATTTCTATTGAGTTGTATTACGATGGGTACACCCTGTTTGGTCCTTATGTTGATGAGTTGAATGCTTTTCTTGCATCTGGTGAAACCgataatgttgttgttgctgtccAATTAACCAAGATCAAGATCTTTCAAGGTATAATTACTTTATGTGCATGTCACCATTTATTTGTTGTTGACTTTATAATCATCTAACGAgttattttttctcaatttataTATCCAGGTCAGGCGATGATACAAAATACTATTAATGCAACAAAGGTGTTGTTCAATCCAACTTTCACTGCTGCTCTTCTATTAAAGAAGAGGTAATTAAACGAGATTATGGTTTTTTGTATTCACTAAATGAGATTGTGATGTTAAGGCGTCTACGTTTAAACTCATGAACCTTTTTATGGTTAATATTTGGTATGTATCTAATTATGTTTGTTATGCATGTTTGTAGGATGGTTGAGAATGATGATTCTCCGTCACCGGACATTTCTAAAATTACGGAGGCATCTAAGGTTAGCGTTGAGGACTTTCTCAATTTGTCCCCGATGACCACTGTTGAAGGCCTTAAGGAGGTAATTcagaaaaaaaacaagtttgttTCACTTACATGGTgaacttaatattttttgtttttttaaggaacatgGTGAATTTAATTAAACACCATACAAGGTGTGATACGATGAACTGTACAaagttcttatttattttttcctgaTTTGCATAGGGGTATTAGTTACTTTTAGAATTAACGCTATCTTAATGGTCATTCCTTATAAAATGAATCCTCTCTTTTTGGCAATaatatttgtattgttttgaAACGTCGTTCCTTATAATCAGAATTAACGTACTTAcaaaataaaagagatttttttttaataagtgtgtGCCCACAATCAGAATTAATTTAATTGAGGAACCGTGACATTCATAATTAAGTTATAGATGTGCCCACaatcctcaattttttttgttacggtggtaaaaaaatgttaaataatattttagtctTAATCAGATAGATCTCTTTTTTCATTAATTGTGCGTGATAGCAATctctatttaattaattaaatattatataaatttcttctcttttatgTATAAATGCGTGTTATAAAACATCTGCCTTGCCTGCATTTATTTGTTCTAATTGtgtatttgttgattttttaaagGAGAAATTTTTTGCGGTGTTTGGCACTGTGaatgttattgttgatgattcgGATTGGTGGTATACGTCTTGCGTCGTCTGTAACAAAAAGGTGTACCCTGATGAGAAGATGTACTTTTGCTCGAAGTGCAATAAGCATGTGTTGAATGTGACACccatgtttcttttgttttttagtacCGGAACATTTGATAGTTAATTGATGGATGATTCAACTTACTTTGTTCGATTGCAGTATTCATAGTCGTTTTTTAATGTGGTTAGGTACATGATCAAGATGAAGGTTGTTGACCACACTGATTTCGctacttttgttttatttgaccGCGATGCTGCTGAGTTGTTTAAGAAGACTTGTGCTGATATGATTGAATCTGGTGGaatggtataattttttttgtttatattgattaattatttttttatttttcaagtagtattttatttattttttaagtattATTATGACACTGTCTTTGTCTGCATAATAAATTGATGAAGGTATACATTGTAATACTATGCGGTATACATTCTTGatggttatttattttttaaataaattattgcaCCATTTTCGTCTTGAAATAAATTATGACATCATTTTTGTCTTCGTAATAAACATGTCATAGTCACGTTATTTTCGAGTGCGAACTATTGTCTTTTTATTGCCAACTGTACTAACGGTTATTGTTTTATTGGCAGGCATGTACACAGTCGAGTTTCAAAAAAGAGGTCTTCCGCATGCTCATATCTTGGTGTGGTTGAGTTCAGAGAACAAACTGAAGACGGGTATTGACATTGATAAGATCATATCAGCCGAGCTGCCTGACAACACACTTTATCGAAGACTTTATGATGTTGTTTCTTCTTATATGATGCACGAGTCATGTGGTGGTGCCCGTCCCTTCTCGCCTTGCATGGATAGGGGAAGATGTACGAAATATTATCCGAAGGATTTTAAAGGAACTACGACGATAGACGACGAGGGTTATCCGACGTACAAACGTCGCGATTTTGGGATACATGTTGACAAGCAGGGGGTCCAATTGGATAATCGTTATGTCGTCTCATACAATCCGCATCTTCTCATTAGATATGGAGGTCATGTAAATGTGGAATATTGTAACAAATCCAACTCCATCAAGTACCTTTTAAAATACGTGAACAAAGACCCTGATAAGACATTGATGCAGTTGTCTGTTGACGGTGAGAAGCGTGATAAGTCCAAGCCGGTTGATGAAATAAAGGAGTATTACGATTGTCGTTATGTTTCACCCTGCAAGGCTGTTTGGAGGATATTTGCTTTTGATATACACCATAAATGGCCTCCTGTTCTCAAACTAACGTTTCATTTGCATAATGAACAATCGGTactatatgatgattatcatgaCATCAAGGACGTGGTGATGTATAACGAGGAAGCGTTGACAATGTTTCTCGCGTGGTTTGAAGCAAATCGTCAGTATGTAGGCGGTCGCGATCTAACATATGCTGAATTTCCAACAAGGTTTACTTATGAGAAGAAAGACAAATGGTGGCAGCCACGTAAAGCAGGATATCAAATTGGAAGACTTCCTTACATGCCGCCTGGTATAGGGGAGCTGTACTACATGAGGATACTATTGACCGTTCAGAAGGGTTGCATGGGATATAGGTGCATAAAAACGATTAATGGACATACCTATGACACGTTCCAGGAAGCATGCTCAACTTTGGGATTACTTGATGACGACAAAGAGTTTATAGATGGTATCACGGAAAATGCTGAGTTAGGTTCGGGCCATCAATTGCGTTGGTTGTTTGAGCATCTCTTAACCACTAGCACAATGAAGAGCCCTGATGTAGTATGGGATGCGACATGGCAGTTACTGTCCGATGATGTCTTATTTGAACGTAGGAAGCATCTGAATATTCCGGGTATTGTTTATTGTACTTATTACGAAATCTATGCAccattatttgttttgtttacgatctaatttttgcattttttcttcTCTAGCTAAAAAGgcacaatttagaaaaatggtTAACATAGCCGTGCTCAAAGTATTGTATACCTatctcaataaatatatttatctatttaagtaatgacaataaacaaatacaatattctttcaaaagaaaaaattcttATGAAGattgtaaaaaattatattgactAGAGAATGTAGATAAAGACCTTCAAGAAGATATTCTTAAACATATCCATCTGGATACATAGTACATTTTAATGATTAGAAATCGCAATGCTCACAGTTAAGTTCTACAAAATACAACATACCAATTGTCCACCTGCAATTATGGCAGTGATGGAAACTGCAGCCTTAACATCAGCCAGATCAAGAGCTTCGGCAATGGCTTGAaagaaagcaataaaaaaaaatactgataTTTTACAGAAAGATAATGGTAGCAGCAACTACAGTATAGGCATAGAATCACGATGATGGTCATAACAGAAAGCAAAGTTAATGGCTTCCAATCAAGGCTACCTAACAAAGTAGACACACCAGAGagtttttcactattttttttagacgGCCAATATTATTCTTCGTCGAGAGGGCGTAGGAAACGCCAAGCACTCGCGGAAATGtgcaaatttttttgataaatatttctAATGTTTGTGCACTATtccttaatttgctcattttttcTTTGGAACAAATTTTTTCCGAAATACGTTATTCAACTCAGAGTTTTATGTGACTATAGCTTTCCACTATAGgtatcttgattaatttgttcacaTTTTCTGTTCTTTAATTGACTAATTTTTCACGTTATAGGTTTTTAGTGAGCATTCATGACATCATTTTGTAGCAGTTcatatatctatttatttttgtgttaaaaaaataatggctTGGGAAATCCTTaacaaacaagcttatttttttagtttgagttaAGCTGAAAGAAGCTTTTTCAATTAAGAATTGAGCCGtaactttaatatcattttttccgTTGCATTGCATATATTCTCTTACTATCatttatacacacccgtaaaaaattaaaaacaaataacaatcgacgtttctgtagcccaaactatatttatacacacccgtaaaaaaattaaatgtttgcatttaccgactacgtgtatgcatgtgacactgactattatataaaaaaaatacatattttttagtttttatgattaataaaatacattttgtcaacaaatattattatacagtacgtcggcgtatttttgcaaaaatattacatatgctaagtttaacaatgagtgcatcttatattacaaataattagtacaagtataataattcaaatacttttatcgttatatgcaatgtttagatatttcaaaatatatacaaaattaagatgatattttttcatatcgaatttaaattataaccacaattataactttaagataatataatataaaatctatacatatgattaatttttttttttttatttcccatGCTAGCACAGGTCACTATACTATTTAATTATACTTATTCCCATAATGTTAAATACAAATTGGAGAATACAAACTCTTGAGTGATATGCTGCATAATAGATCAAATACAATTTGCGATTTTTTAAGTTTGATGGTTATGATAAATtggttcttaatttttttttacaaatggatcttttaaatcataaaaatttgcatcattatcttatttttatcaaacttagttaaaaaatatataagtagACGTTTAATATTAAGTTTGTATGTCCAAATTTACCGTTCTCAAAACTCATATTCATATGTGAGTTGTCTCAtcttaatttgaaataaaattaaccgtttacttgatttataatattgttgataGTATGAGGTATTTGAtcgaaattttaattaatttcaaagtTGTTGATTCTTTTAGACTATATATTCCCTCCGGTCcttactataaaaaaaagttgactttttaaattcatagaataattaatgtatcttattataaatatagattagatacatcacttatacaatgaatcaaaaaagttaattatttcttataataaagacaTGAGTGAGTACTGATTCTAAAATGgaggtttatgtttttttaggaaaaagatACAATCTCGGGATTTGGATCGAATACGGGTAGtctcttttaattaattgtcGGAGACCATAATTTTCCATAATTCGATCACATGACATGTAAGTAATATCATGACGAAATCGATCGACccattaaaatgaaattttacatgtaagcaaaaaaaaacaaaattttgtatggAAGTTCATTTAATGACCGAAGTGTCCCCGTCTATATTTGTGAGAGactaaaagttatatttttttagtgtgAATGACCAAACTGAGTCTTGAAGTTTTTGTCTGGCACTAAAGGGGATCTTCCCACCATGGATTATTAACTAAACTCATATCATCCTTGAAGAAAATATCTCTTCAACTATTTTCTCTGACATACcttaaaaaaactacttctctaACAATAATGCGGATATGATTAGACTtgaacattgttttttttttttttgacaaaagacttgaacattgttgtgtttttttaggAACAAATCTTACTTGAACACaaccttaaattaaatttattagggcacatataaatgaaaaaattataggaaaaataatatagtcacattatttaattattttctcatataattttttcatttgtgtgtgttcaaattattttgatttaaaattgtGGCAAGTAAACATTTTTTGAGTCTCAGATCCTATTTATGTTTACAATTTAGTTCCAAAAATACACTCATTTGTTCAGATTATTGCATTCGGTTTTCATCTCTGTCATTTattcattgaatcaaaattttaagtgatattttttgtctaaaataaaataaaatcacaagtGCAccgcaataatttttttttataaatgatttaCAAGATTTGATTGTTACAAATGAGATGAAAATGATTTAGTTTCGCTGGATGTCAATTGTTAGTTAGTACGTCAATTATACTTAATATGTATCTAACTTGCTTCAATAATTGTTTCTAACAGATTGAGCATGGAAGATGCCATGTTCCACCCTTTCTCCTTCTTAGGAGACAAAccaaaattattcaattaatcacCAATTGGTATTACCTACTATTTTGTTGGGTAAGCATGACAAAACAATTGGACACTGATTATTTATCAAAATCACCAATTCCAATAGACGCAACTACATGTGCCAAATTTTCCATGCCCGTCCTTATCAATATTCTGATCCTTCGTTGACTTAATTAGTTGTCGAAAATATGATATGTTAGTGTCACTTAAGACACTagttaagaaaattaatataaattttttacattgaGAAGTGTTAAAAAGGGTTAATATAACGccataaaatcaatttataagGTGAGAATTGTCTCACTTATAAACACGTGTTCAATGCTATTATTATTCAATCCTTTATATCTAATGTTTGCAAACATgcaaaccctaattcccaaccTCTaaccctacttttttggctccaTTTTATcgtgaccgttagatcatttTAGTTAGGAAAATTAGCACATCAGCCGTTAGATCATTTTATCCCTCCTAGACTACCTTGATTCAAGGACATtggtttaaaattattattgaatttcCCATCCACAATTAATTGTATTATGTTTTCCATGCTTCATTCAACTACCTTCACTAAAGATTTGCATCGGcccttttattttattcctcCAGCTTTCTCTCTTCCACACTTACTCTCCCTCCTGCTCTTACGCTTTTCCTCTTATGCTTTCGCCTGCTCTTACGTTTTCTCTCTTCACATCAATAAACCATGGCAAACATAAACGTCGAAACGTTCCTATCATACCTTTCTCTGACTGGTGAGGCTAACAAATTCAAatgaactgtttttttttttttgtctatttcgCAATCGTTTTCTGATGTTGAGTTTTCATGTTTTTGCAGCGCCATTGATTCCCAATCCCGTTACTGATGTTGATATGCTGGTTAATAAGCTTCGTCGAAAATATCGAACCTATGTCATTGAATTTGACGTGGAGCATGTAATATGgctgtttttttttcctatagTTTAATATATCTGCCACTATTAGTATTTGTTAAACATTGATTTTTCCATTCATGTTCAGGGTGCTGTTCATCTTCCAAACATGTTCATGCATGACTTTGGCGACCAGATCGATTTTATTGCGACATTGGTTGATAGTGGACATAATCAGTTTGAGGTTTACGTCGAGAAGCACACCAGTGGCATATACCTTACAAGGGGATGGTGTGCACTGCGTGATTTCTACAAAATCAAACTTGGTGCTTGGGTAACAATGGTATTTGTTGGAAATGGCAGGTTTGAGATAAGCTTGGAGGATAGGGTTGGGGACAAGATACAAAGTCCCATGTTTAATCCACCAATGAACTTCGTTATTGATCGTTCATGGCTGCCTTTCCAAATGATGGATGCTGTTCCAACTGCTTATGTGCATTCTGATATTAGCTTCCTATATTCATATGAGAAGAAGTTGTCTGCTACTGAGTTGGATTCTGGCTGGATGGTGGGTGCATTAACCTTCCTTTTTGCCTGATGTTAAATAGCCTCTATGGTCATATTGTGAAAACTAAcattatttgtattatttttaggTTCTTGCTTTTTTCGGGTTTTGCAAGCAGACTTTGTGCAAGGGTACTACTTCAATCAATTTGGTGGATGAGTGTGGGAACAAATGGATGTGCACGGTGGTCTACGGTACCAGGCCTTATAAACACTTTAAGATAGGTGGTGGATGGAAGCGGATGGTGGATGCACGCAGACTTCGTATAGGCTGCATTGTTAAGCTTGGTGCACCTGCTGATGGGAGCAACcagaaattatattttaaggtTATTCGTCATTAGTGTTACAGTGAAGACGGTGCTTGGGAGATACAGTTAACTTTGGCAgtttttgtttgagttttgtaAAGCATTAGTGTTTCTTAACGGTTGCTAGCCCTTTTCGTTTAGTTATTAGTTTTTTGTACTATGCCATCAGATTTGGTTTTATTGTAGTTCTTGAACAtctgatttaatttaatgtcatATGGAGGAGATTATGTTTTCATTGTGTTCTGCCAATTTAAGATTTGCTCCTTATAGTTGATATgttgtttattggtttttgtttttgttgtaaatcaattgaccaaatctggaaaatagaaaaaagaaaaataagcaagAATATTGTTTCagttaaaagaaagaaaagaaattatacAAAATATGCAGGATTGGATTTGCTTCCTGAATGGCCGTGGTGAATTAATTGTGTAGCCCaaaaaaaataggaaacaatatattaatgttgttattttgtagaaatcataacaaattaaaccttaaaaaaaGGAAGAGCATGCATCTTCAGTTCTAATTAGTCGTGGAAATTATATGATTAtcatatatattgttttgttttttcttccttaaaaaaaaataaaattgtgaatgGCCGTGGTCAATCAATTGTGTAGCCCAAAAAAATAGgaaacaatatattaaattgttattttattgaaaGTATAACAAATTAGACCTTAAAAAAAGGAAGAGCATGCTTCTTCAGTTCGAATTATTAGTgaaaattaaatgattttttttttttggtaaagaaATTAAATGATTACCATTAccatatatattgttttgttttttcttccttaaaaataaaataaaattgtgaaattaATCTTTCCTATGCA containing:
- the LOC112416737 gene encoding uncharacterized protein, with product MGMLKVVGVEKSYTRNGSQSKMISIELYYDGYTLFGPYVDELNAFLASGETDNVVVAVQLTKIKIFQGQAMIQNTINATKVLFNPTFTAALLLKKRMVENDDSPSPDISKITEASKVSVEDFLNLSPMTTVEGLKEGY
- the LOC11423411 gene encoding uncharacterized protein, whose product is MANINVETFLSYLSLTAPLIPNPVTDVDMLVNKLRRKYRTYVIEFDVEHGAVHLPNMFMHDFGDQIDFIATLVDSGHNQFEVYVEKHTSGIYLTRGWCALRDFYKIKLGAWVTMVFVGNGRFEISLEDRVGDKIQSPMFNPPMNFVIDRSWLPFQMMDAVPTAYVHSDISFLYSYEKKLSATELDSGWMVLAFFGFCKQTLCKGTTSINLVDECGNKWMCTVVYGTRPYKHFKIGGGWKRMVDARRLRIGCIVKLGAPADGSNQKLYFKVIRH